A stretch of Gemmatimonas aurantiaca T-27 DNA encodes these proteins:
- a CDS encoding PEP-CTERM sorting domain-containing protein, whose amino-acid sequence MIRLRTLAAALTLVASSASAQAPVVGNVTYKGDQAANGVLSGHLAGPYLADLEGFNLQFGLTGTSVLTNSIVWCIDLPNPANPSLDSYYSTAFVSNPTGIAGDGDFSKTRTNDPGLYRQAAWLIEQYDPSLDGVGGAVFNAVNIQGTLWNMFGASVTGFSSLAGFLPAADAVTLTNNWYVLSDDNVQGEVSSQEYLTSVPSSSVPEPSTWALLGSGLVLIGVARRRRRVIGA is encoded by the coding sequence ATGATCCGGCTCCGAACACTCGCAGCAGCGTTGACACTCGTGGCGTCCAGCGCCTCGGCACAGGCACCGGTGGTGGGCAATGTCACCTACAAGGGTGATCAGGCCGCCAACGGGGTGCTCTCCGGCCATCTGGCCGGCCCGTATCTCGCTGACCTTGAAGGGTTCAACCTGCAATTCGGTCTCACGGGCACGTCCGTCCTCACGAACAGCATCGTGTGGTGCATCGATCTGCCCAATCCTGCCAACCCCAGCCTGGACAGCTACTACTCCACGGCGTTTGTCTCGAACCCCACCGGTATCGCCGGCGACGGTGACTTCAGCAAGACGCGCACGAACGACCCGGGTCTGTACCGTCAGGCCGCATGGCTCATCGAGCAGTACGATCCCTCGCTGGATGGTGTGGGCGGCGCCGTCTTCAATGCCGTGAACATCCAGGGCACACTGTGGAACATGTTCGGTGCCAGCGTCACCGGTTTCTCGTCACTCGCCGGATTCCTGCCGGCGGCGGACGCCGTAACGCTCACGAACAACTGGTACGTGCTCAGTGATGACAACGTCCAGGGCGAAGTGTCGAGCCAGGAGTATCTCACGAGTGTGCCCAGCAGCTCTGTTCCGGAGCCTTCCACCTGGGCCCTCTTGGGCAGTGGCTTGGTGCTCATCGGCGTTGCGCGTCGTCGGCGCCGTGTGATCGGCGCCTGA
- a CDS encoding translocation/assembly module TamB domain-containing protein: protein MTSLRSKFSSAKQRRFWWAAALLLSLGAGVVTTYWWLTGTEGGRSWLLAKVIESANGTFDGRGALRIGALREVSRGRIVAEQVALVDTAGVPVVTAERVQASISWSALLRKAIRVNDVVVDSLVMDLRQDAPGTPWNIAHIIAGDTTTKVPSITPGFGDDVRISSVAITGAHITTFAPWEPHPIFTGAARDSIIALRDSTSDLTAASGGRWFERRTIALNRVKAHDIVVVDLLKRPSSLEIDSLSGAISAPPVSIKQAAGRVTWTSDSLMLDLPRVELPASVGSAVGTVAWNQPGAVRYDVLVKADAGLSDLTWVWDVLPTEGRGQATVRMRTLENPDDAEYALSNLDVETGGSRVRGGIAITVRPADLLLHRVDLAFAPLRADLLRRISYDAVPESVKGSLTGRFVAAEGGPLSALKIDLLDARFTDEAVVAGTQGTAVSSVTLRGTVGIGAEPSARDMNVSSLRVDLRSIKPFLPDTLALDGVLTGALQLRSADLARADVPQLALVWTDAASNVSSVRGRLTARYDRDDIEVNTNLAFEPLSMRAIARIDTTIPLQSRLAGRVAVEGTLSALTWRAELAALGEEQAVPTVSEFATAAPVAPSPADSTKAIANTVADVSPRDTAAAWARTVALSGTASIGQRTWRATADGSLHGVDARQWFGRTDIPSTSLRGELHVAGQGPLDTLAAPAAADSGDVRVLTGRAVVQLQQTQSDGQPSFDLVASALLDPRRLVVDSALAHLGGVTFEARGGLSRDSLQSDTLQVSARSDSLDSARPELTRLAGMMMPLDSASAVTLRDIAADTLQGDLSLSGYVVGSFTAADANVALGGRALQVGAIKVGRIFGSLHAEDVFRRPTFEGTATFDEVTGIGAVRIQSATARVTEASPDSGQLVFDVGTETDAQLVAHGAYAIKAGTSTITLDTLRLSYDDITWRSQQPIVVASDSAGLRLQAAELRSTVGGVLAVDADVPSTGDVRGNLRLERFPVGEVATLLAGVQPFNGTLTGTAELRGNRQAPLISWQLTGDSLGVNGYQLPAVNSKGSYAEQRLVAEASLADSLGGALRVTGRIPIDLRIASVEKRLLSDAVEGALIADSLRIQALPVRIDGVSNQRGVLSGRLSLGGTFERPSATGTMILDGAGASLDDLGIAPSEGRIVVRANADSVVLESLRLRSGRSAADTLAARGVLLMPANDPMQVDVRLTANNFEASRQRDGTDLDVSGNVRINGALKRPTVSGSLAVPRANIVVDPLGERVALDLSSQAARELLGVDEVPVAESAAQSLSALGTLIAVENARVELGQEVWVQTPEARVKLGGNLTVAMSDDRLVLDGEITANRGQYRLKVGPVVRGFSIDSGSVRFYPNAELAPTLNINASNTLRVTGGEEVPIHLRISGGYDQPVLTLSSSDPLYSSAPESEIISLLIFGAPTFALDGQSQKVVTDVLLQSVGGAFEGQLQRILPGNFNTVQVSTSGSGETDTKDLLSAQTLLNLNLSISAGKQLGDRTYLRLNTGVCRGSAQNAARASQFWAGIAAEYRIARGWLAQVGVDPGSAPCTQFNIADRPQMQLGFDLFRNWVF, encoded by the coding sequence ATGACGTCCCTGCGATCGAAGTTCAGCTCCGCAAAACAGCGTCGCTTCTGGTGGGCGGCGGCCTTGTTGCTGTCACTGGGAGCGGGGGTGGTCACCACCTATTGGTGGCTCACCGGCACCGAAGGCGGTCGGTCGTGGCTGCTGGCCAAGGTGATCGAAAGCGCCAATGGCACCTTCGACGGACGTGGCGCGCTACGCATCGGTGCACTGCGTGAAGTGAGCCGCGGGCGCATCGTAGCCGAACAGGTGGCATTGGTCGATACGGCGGGCGTACCGGTGGTCACGGCCGAGCGGGTGCAGGCTTCGATCTCGTGGAGCGCCTTGCTGCGGAAAGCCATCCGCGTGAACGACGTCGTGGTGGACAGTCTGGTCATGGATCTGCGGCAGGATGCGCCCGGCACCCCGTGGAACATCGCGCATATCATTGCCGGCGACACCACCACAAAAGTCCCGTCGATCACGCCCGGATTCGGTGACGACGTACGCATTTCCTCGGTGGCGATCACGGGGGCGCACATCACCACCTTTGCGCCATGGGAACCCCACCCGATCTTCACGGGCGCGGCGCGAGACAGCATCATCGCGCTCCGCGACAGCACGTCCGACCTCACGGCGGCCAGTGGTGGGCGCTGGTTCGAGCGGCGCACGATTGCGCTCAACCGGGTGAAGGCGCATGACATCGTGGTCGTCGATCTGCTCAAGCGGCCATCGTCGCTGGAGATCGATTCGCTGAGTGGGGCGATCTCCGCGCCGCCGGTGTCGATCAAGCAGGCAGCGGGACGTGTGACCTGGACGTCGGATTCGCTGATGCTCGACTTGCCGCGTGTGGAGCTGCCCGCATCGGTGGGCAGTGCGGTAGGTACCGTGGCCTGGAATCAGCCGGGGGCCGTGCGCTACGACGTGCTGGTGAAGGCCGACGCGGGGTTGTCCGATTTGACCTGGGTGTGGGATGTGTTGCCCACCGAGGGTCGTGGGCAGGCCACGGTTCGCATGCGCACGCTCGAAAATCCGGACGACGCGGAGTACGCACTCAGCAATCTCGATGTCGAGACGGGTGGGTCTCGCGTGCGTGGTGGCATTGCGATCACCGTGCGGCCGGCCGACCTGCTGCTGCATCGGGTGGATCTGGCCTTTGCGCCGCTGCGCGCCGACCTGTTGCGGCGTATCAGCTACGATGCTGTGCCGGAGAGTGTGAAGGGCAGCCTCACTGGCCGTTTTGTGGCAGCCGAAGGCGGGCCGCTTTCGGCGCTCAAGATCGATCTGCTCGATGCGCGCTTCACCGATGAAGCCGTGGTGGCCGGCACGCAGGGTACCGCGGTGTCCAGCGTGACGCTGCGAGGCACCGTAGGCATTGGCGCCGAGCCCAGTGCGCGTGACATGAACGTGAGCAGTCTGCGGGTGGATCTGCGGTCGATCAAGCCGTTCCTTCCCGATACGCTGGCATTGGACGGCGTACTCACGGGTGCCTTGCAGTTACGGTCGGCCGATCTGGCACGGGCCGACGTGCCGCAGCTCGCGTTGGTGTGGACCGACGCGGCCAGCAATGTGTCGTCGGTGCGAGGACGGCTCACCGCGCGATATGATCGCGATGATATCGAGGTGAACACGAATCTCGCGTTTGAGCCGCTGTCGATGCGTGCGATTGCCCGGATCGACACCACGATCCCGTTGCAGTCGCGACTGGCCGGGCGCGTGGCGGTGGAAGGCACGCTGTCCGCGCTGACATGGCGCGCCGAGCTGGCGGCGTTGGGCGAAGAGCAGGCCGTGCCGACGGTGAGTGAATTCGCGACCGCGGCGCCCGTTGCGCCGTCTCCGGCGGATTCGACCAAGGCCATCGCCAACACCGTGGCGGACGTCAGTCCCCGCGACACGGCTGCGGCCTGGGCACGCACCGTGGCCCTGTCCGGCACGGCTTCGATTGGCCAGCGCACCTGGCGCGCCACGGCGGATGGATCGCTGCATGGGGTGGATGCGCGTCAGTGGTTCGGACGGACGGATATTCCGTCCACGTCACTGCGCGGGGAGCTGCACGTGGCGGGACAGGGTCCGCTCGATACCCTGGCTGCGCCGGCGGCGGCGGATTCCGGCGATGTGCGTGTGCTCACCGGACGGGCCGTGGTGCAGTTGCAGCAGACGCAGAGTGATGGTCAACCCTCGTTCGATCTCGTGGCCAGTGCGCTCCTGGATCCGCGGCGCCTGGTGGTGGATTCCGCGCTGGCGCACTTGGGTGGTGTCACGTTCGAAGCGCGCGGCGGACTCTCGCGTGATTCCCTGCAGTCGGACACGCTCCAGGTATCGGCGCGCAGCGATTCGCTCGATTCGGCGCGCCCCGAACTGACACGACTAGCAGGCATGATGATGCCGCTCGATTCCGCTTCGGCCGTCACGTTGCGCGATATCGCCGCGGACACGCTGCAGGGCGATCTGTCGTTGTCCGGCTACGTCGTGGGCAGCTTCACGGCCGCCGATGCCAACGTGGCACTCGGTGGGCGTGCGTTGCAGGTGGGTGCCATCAAGGTGGGGCGCATCTTTGGATCGTTGCACGCCGAAGATGTTTTCCGCCGACCCACCTTCGAAGGCACGGCCACATTCGATGAAGTCACGGGCATTGGTGCCGTGCGCATTCAGAGTGCCACGGCGCGTGTGACGGAAGCGAGTCCGGACAGCGGTCAGCTCGTGTTCGATGTGGGTACGGAAACCGATGCGCAGTTGGTGGCGCATGGAGCCTATGCCATCAAGGCGGGCACCAGCACCATCACGTTGGATACGCTGCGGTTGTCCTACGACGACATCACCTGGCGTTCGCAGCAGCCGATCGTGGTGGCTTCGGATTCTGCGGGCCTGCGTTTGCAGGCTGCGGAACTGCGCTCCACGGTTGGTGGTGTGCTGGCGGTGGATGCCGATGTGCCTTCCACCGGTGACGTGCGCGGGAACCTGCGTCTCGAGCGATTCCCAGTGGGTGAGGTGGCCACCTTGTTGGCCGGTGTGCAGCCGTTCAATGGCACGCTCACGGGTACGGCGGAGTTGCGTGGCAATCGCCAGGCACCGCTGATCTCCTGGCAGTTGACCGGCGACTCACTCGGCGTGAACGGCTACCAGCTTCCCGCGGTGAATTCGAAGGGCAGTTATGCCGAGCAGCGCCTGGTCGCCGAAGCGTCATTGGCCGATTCGCTGGGCGGTGCGTTGCGCGTGACGGGGCGCATTCCGATCGACTTGCGTATTGCGTCGGTGGAGAAGCGTCTGCTCAGTGATGCGGTGGAAGGGGCCCTCATTGCCGATTCGTTGCGTATTCAGGCTCTGCCGGTACGCATCGATGGGGTGAGCAATCAACGTGGTGTGCTCTCGGGTCGGCTTTCACTCGGCGGCACGTTCGAACGGCCCAGCGCCACCGGCACGATGATCCTCGACGGCGCCGGCGCGAGCCTCGATGATCTGGGTATCGCCCCTTCAGAAGGGCGCATCGTCGTGCGCGCCAATGCCGATTCCGTGGTACTGGAGTCGCTGCGCCTGCGTAGCGGGCGTTCGGCGGCCGATACTCTCGCCGCGCGGGGCGTGTTGCTCATGCCGGCCAACGATCCGATGCAGGTGGATGTGCGCCTGACCGCGAACAACTTCGAAGCGTCCCGTCAGCGCGACGGCACCGATCTCGATGTCAGCGGCAATGTGCGCATCAATGGTGCGCTCAAGCGGCCCACCGTGAGCGGCAGCCTGGCGGTACCTCGGGCCAATATTGTCGTGGATCCCCTGGGCGAGCGCGTGGCACTCGATCTCTCGTCGCAGGCGGCACGTGAGTTGCTCGGTGTCGACGAGGTGCCGGTGGCGGAGTCGGCCGCGCAATCACTGTCGGCGTTGGGCACTCTCATTGCCGTGGAAAACGCGCGCGTGGAACTGGGCCAGGAAGTGTGGGTGCAGACACCCGAAGCCCGCGTGAAACTGGGCGGCAATCTGACGGTGGCCATGAGCGATGACCGACTCGTGCTCGATGGCGAGATCACTGCCAATCGCGGGCAGTACCGTCTCAAGGTTGGCCCGGTGGTGCGCGGCTTCTCCATCGACTCGGGAAGCGTTCGGTTCTATCCGAATGCGGAACTGGCGCCCACGCTGAATATCAATGCCTCCAACACGTTGCGCGTGACAGGAGGAGAGGAAGTCCCGATTCATCTGCGCATCAGCGGTGGCTACGACCAACCTGTGCTGACCCTTTCCAGTAGCGATCCGCTGTACTCCTCAGCGCCGGAGTCGGAGATCATTTCGCTGCTGATTTTTGGTGCGCCCACCTTTGCACTCGATGGGCAGAGCCAGAAGGTCGTCACGGACGTATTGCTGCAATCGGTGGGTGGGGCCTTTGAAGGCCAGTTGCAACGCATCTTGCCCGGAAACTTCAACACGGTGCAAGTCAGTACTTCGGGCAGTGGTGAGACCGATACGAAGGATCTGCTCAGTGCTCAGACCTTGCTCAATCTCAACCTGAGCATTTCGGCCGGTAAGCAACTTGGTGATCGCACCTATCTGCGATTGAATACCGGTGTGTGTCGGGGATCGGCGCAGAATGCCGCGCGCGCCTCACAATTCTGGGCCGGCATTGCCGCCGAATACCGCATTGCACGCGGCTGGTTGGCGCAGGTGGGTGTGGATCCCGGTTCGGCTCCCTGCACCCAGTTCAATATCGCAGACAGGCCGCAAATGCAGCTCGGCTTCGACCTGTTCCGCAACTGGGTTTTTTAG
- a CDS encoding BamA/OMP85 family outer membrane protein: MMRFRTHLRDFLRAWVPVALPLLLLLSVLPGVAMAQGTTRCDDDERVRAVSFSGSPAFDDMTLAASILTHEPGILKRLLGIGTAPCLDSLEMRRDALRIAVLHRQAGWFRASVTPDLQQRKDGVRVRFIVIPGPEAKIDTVDVSGLPEAPPGRRPYGQSLLALQGNRFDRTAVDATVIAVLGRLREVGFARAQTPVTKVTIDSATAKVSLGFVFETGSRLRIGEVKVNVQPRKEGDRQRIDSSEVARLVAIDPGDRYSTSEIVDAQRALYRSEAFRLVLLDTLPMQGPGADTLIGLKVSVAEAQTRSARAGVGWATLDCMRVQGRLVDRGFLGVGRRVELTARASKIGVGDPAGFAPSLCAPATRKDPFSEKLNYYLGTSISNSRLFGLPVAPTASVYSERRSEPFAYLRETTIGAMTEVSRQFSPRLVGSAGVQYENGKTTTDPITSCTRFGQCQPEEIILSAFGRGIGIASTSVSYDRTNDVLNPARGWRVRGEQRAGITYSELVSTLRFYRSTIEGATFLRAFKGVLALRVQASGVFAPGADLVDGTPLLPQQERLFAGGQNSVRGFQQNLLGPVVYVVQNVDTMPLPNGDFGVEAKAGAVADRAVPRGGTAMVVGNIEYRRGFRFLAEELQLVTFVDGGSLWETSSHRFSWKDVRYTPGVGIRVVTPLGPFRMDVGYRPYSATAGRALYINPSTTEGDMFYCASPRTDPDADYSDVLSCPATFRPPSGRGFLSKLVFHFGLGHAF, translated from the coding sequence ATGATGCGGTTTCGGACGCACCTGCGTGACTTTCTGCGGGCCTGGGTACCGGTGGCGCTGCCACTGCTGCTGCTACTGTCGGTGTTGCCGGGTGTCGCGATGGCACAGGGCACGACCCGTTGCGACGACGATGAACGGGTGCGGGCGGTCTCGTTCAGTGGCAGCCCGGCGTTCGACGACATGACGCTGGCCGCCAGCATCCTGACGCACGAACCGGGCATCCTCAAGCGCTTGCTCGGTATCGGAACCGCGCCCTGTCTGGATTCGCTGGAAATGCGCCGCGATGCGCTGCGTATTGCGGTGCTGCATCGCCAGGCGGGGTGGTTTCGTGCGTCCGTCACGCCCGATCTGCAGCAGCGCAAGGACGGCGTGCGGGTGCGCTTCATCGTGATACCTGGCCCGGAAGCGAAGATCGATACGGTGGATGTGTCAGGGCTGCCGGAAGCGCCTCCGGGTCGTCGGCCATATGGGCAATCTTTGCTCGCGTTGCAGGGAAATCGGTTCGACCGGACCGCGGTGGATGCCACCGTGATCGCGGTGCTCGGTCGACTGCGCGAGGTTGGGTTTGCGCGGGCCCAAACGCCAGTGACGAAAGTCACGATCGATTCCGCGACGGCCAAGGTCTCGCTCGGGTTCGTCTTCGAAACGGGATCACGGCTGCGCATCGGTGAAGTGAAGGTCAATGTGCAGCCACGCAAGGAAGGCGACCGGCAGCGCATCGATTCGAGCGAGGTGGCGCGCCTGGTCGCCATCGATCCGGGTGATCGGTACAGCACGTCGGAAATCGTGGATGCCCAGCGGGCGCTCTATCGCTCAGAAGCGTTTCGTCTGGTGCTGCTGGACACCTTGCCGATGCAGGGGCCGGGCGCCGATACGCTGATCGGACTCAAGGTGTCGGTCGCCGAAGCCCAGACACGGAGTGCGCGTGCAGGCGTGGGTTGGGCCACACTCGATTGCATGCGCGTACAGGGCCGTCTGGTGGACCGTGGTTTCCTCGGCGTGGGACGCCGTGTGGAATTGACGGCGCGGGCGTCGAAGATCGGCGTCGGTGATCCGGCGGGATTTGCGCCGTCGCTGTGTGCGCCGGCCACCCGAAAGGACCCGTTCAGTGAAAAGCTGAACTACTACCTCGGGACCAGCATCTCCAACTCGCGACTGTTCGGATTGCCCGTTGCGCCAACGGCATCGGTGTACAGCGAGCGGCGCAGCGAGCCCTTTGCCTACCTGCGGGAAACCACGATCGGCGCCATGACGGAAGTGAGCCGCCAGTTCTCGCCGCGTCTGGTTGGTTCGGCCGGTGTGCAGTACGAGAATGGCAAGACCACTACCGACCCCATCACATCCTGCACACGCTTTGGACAGTGTCAGCCGGAGGAGATCATTCTCTCGGCTTTCGGGCGTGGTATCGGCATTGCCAGCACGTCGGTGTCGTACGACCGCACCAACGATGTACTGAATCCCGCGAGGGGCTGGCGCGTGCGGGGTGAGCAGCGAGCGGGTATCACCTACTCGGAGCTGGTGTCCACCCTGCGCTTCTACCGCAGCACCATCGAAGGCGCCACGTTCCTGCGCGCCTTCAAGGGGGTACTGGCCCTCCGGGTCCAGGCGTCGGGTGTGTTTGCGCCGGGGGCAGATCTGGTGGATGGTACGCCGCTGCTGCCGCAGCAGGAGCGATTGTTCGCGGGCGGTCAGAACTCGGTGCGTGGCTTCCAGCAGAATCTGCTCGGACCGGTGGTGTACGTAGTACAGAACGTGGACACCATGCCGCTGCCCAACGGCGACTTTGGTGTGGAGGCGAAAGCTGGCGCGGTGGCCGACCGTGCGGTGCCACGCGGTGGTACCGCCATGGTCGTTGGCAACATCGAGTATCGCCGAGGCTTTCGTTTTCTCGCCGAAGAGTTGCAACTGGTGACGTTTGTCGATGGTGGCTCGCTGTGGGAAACGAGTTCACATCGCTTCAGTTGGAAGGATGTGCGCTACACCCCTGGGGTGGGGATACGCGTCGTCACCCCACTTGGCCCCTTCCGCATGGACGTGGGGTATCGACCGTATTCCGCGACCGCAGGACGCGCGCTGTACATCAATCCCAGTACCACGGAGGGGGACATGTTTTATTGCGCGAGTCCCCGTACGGACCCGGACGCCGACTACAGTGATGTGCTCTCCTGTCCGGCAACATTCCGTCCGCCCAGCGGTCGCGGTTTCCTGTCCAAGCTGGTCTTTCACTTCGGCCTCGGGCACGCCTTCTGA
- a CDS encoding ubiquinol-cytochrome c reductase iron-sulfur subunit — MSTPSPDASHDACVSCTTRRDFLRAGAGSLALGALGSTLLAGPWRTLDALEPRVVGGAVRYPIPAADGVSIDKKNEIILCRVGVEVYAFALSCPHENTALRTLPRNGGFQCPKHKSKYQPNGTFISGRATRNMDRLPITREGDALVVDPDRYFESDKDPARWAAALVKL; from the coding sequence ATGTCCACGCCATCTCCTGATGCGTCGCACGACGCCTGCGTGAGTTGCACCACGCGGCGTGATTTCCTCCGCGCGGGCGCTGGCTCACTGGCCTTGGGCGCGCTGGGGAGCACACTGCTTGCCGGCCCGTGGCGCACCCTCGACGCACTCGAGCCGCGTGTCGTGGGCGGTGCGGTGCGCTACCCCATTCCCGCGGCCGATGGGGTGTCCATCGACAAAAAGAACGAGATCATCCTGTGCCGAGTGGGCGTGGAGGTGTATGCCTTCGCGCTGTCGTGTCCGCACGAGAACACCGCGCTGCGCACGCTGCCCAGGAATGGCGGCTTTCAGTGCCCCAAGCACAAGTCCAAGTACCAGCCCAACGGCACCTTCATCAGCGGCCGCGCCACGCGCAACATGGACCGCCTGCCGATCACCCGTGAGGGAGACGCGCTCGTGGTCGATCCCGACCGCTATTTCGAAAGCGACAAGGATCCCGCCCGCTGGGCTGCTGCCCTCGTGAAGCTCTAG